The Euphorbia lathyris chromosome 4, ddEupLath1.1, whole genome shotgun sequence genomic interval gaaatctcggaacgtgttccggggacaggacgtaggcttagaagaagccggacctggataaatctgctgagtgaagtatttcttacctttaactccttatatatattgtttgcttaaaataaccaaaaactgaccaagtaaagaggtcaagttgagttgtgcgcgttgaacgtctgagctcaggaatagactctaagtgctatctcctgactcaagctaagaaactgacttagtcaccagttgactaagccagtatcttactgtttactcagcgccgctattaaaacctttttccttagaaaaagaagtctgccctaattgcaaaaagtttaaatagttcctaaccccccccccctttgaactatacttgcaaccttacaagggaccaacaatcttTATGAACAAAAAGAGACAATTAGGGTTTAATTAGATCAACTTGTAATATTATTATATCATATTCAACaataaaagtataaaaagaacaaattaattgaaataaatcaaaaggttcaaaacaaaaggttaaattagatcaatttagggatcaaatatatatagaaaatatatttgACAGCCTATTGATAATAAAAATCAACaatgaaatataaaataagaaaagagATGAACAATCAATATTTTATAGTgccaaatattaaataatagacaTGATTTGTTTTTTAGAAACCTTTACCTAGGTTGTGGGATGATTGGAAAAATCATAAATACGGAACATGGGTGATGAACGCAAAAAAACTAGAATTTATTCAGAATGATTTGGTGGAATTTCGGCTAATTTCAGTCTAATTTTCGTCCTCCTTGGTTGCTTAAAGAGCTGCTATTTATAGAGAAATATTAGGATTCAGGGCtagaattgggaaaaagaatAAGATGCAGGGATTAAAAACGAAATTTTGGGCTTTAGGTTTgtaaaaaacctaaaaaatgaGCAAAGGGGCACGCATGGGCTGCTGTTGGGCGAGCTGGGCCTGCTATTGGGCCCTGCGCACGGCCCAGCGCCCAACAGCAAGAGCCCAGCCGCACCAATGGATTACCGACGGAATTTTCCGTTTGTAATCCGTCCGCaaacattttttatataaaaaatcatCTTTTTGATTTTCGATTTTGTCGATTCTTGTGCCATTGGACTTGTTTCAACGAGACAGACATTTTTGTGTCTAATGACCTAAGACTAAAAAGGACCCAAATCAAGGTTATTTTCCATTTTATCCCGAATTTCACCCAAATTTTTTAACTAGTCACAAATTCTTCGTTAGACGTCCGAATTGAGTCCGGAAAAGTGTCTTATGATACTCTCGGGAGATACGACTCGCTAAGGTGTTCTAAAAAATTTGGGTTTAAATGAAAAATGGTTGACTTTGACTTTCTAATGAGGGATTTTTCCGTGATCTATTTTCGATCATATTTTCAATCATCTTTAAAAGGTTTTCATCATAGGGTTCCGACTCTAGTGTCTACAATCGTACTGATGTCAAGCAAGTACCCAaagataaatattataaatttcatAAGAATCAAGAACATTCCATAAATGAGTGTAATCATTTCAATAAGGAAGTCGAGTGACTCCTCAATCATGGTCTAGCTCTTGGCCAAGACAAACACCATATGAAGGCATAGAAAATCTGAAAGATCGAGAACCAAGTCACGAGGAGCCAAAGCATCCTCAATATCAAGGTGATATAAATGTTATTCGTTAAGGAATTTCATGTCAAAAGGAATTGCCTTTGTAGGAAGACAAAAGGGTTACCAGGGGGAACTCTTTCTATTCCACAACCCTTTCTAGCTAACCATTAACAATTTTACAGTAAAACATTGTCTTGGAAAATGCTCGAGAAAATGTAGGTTTCAAAGAAATACCTTTGAGAATGCACTTTTTCGCTAGAGGGCTTATAAAACATTAAAGTTAATACTTTTAGGAATCATAAATCTCCTTATAATATTTAAGGATGGAAAGATACAAATTTTGGTAGACATCACACTCAACTATAATGCTAATATAGGTCAACAATTGCTAGAAAAAGTTGATGCATCAGGAACATTCGCAAGCTCACAATGTTAATCCCACGCAATGAGGGAGCCATTATTGTTCCAAAAACACATACAACAGGCTCGGATAATTCATTGGGCCACCTTAGTCCCTATGAAAGCTCTTCTCACAAATACTCTTTCACTCACCCGATCAAATGCGAGGCTACATGCCCCAACCCTTGGAATTGGTTACTATTTTTCATATGACAAATTCTCGCCATTTCAAACTTAGAATCCAGCTTACTGAGCCTCTAATAATTTCAATCTAGAATATCTTGAAATAGTAAAAGGCTATTTTTGCTTAGAGTCCCTCGAATATCGAGGGTATTTCCCTTGAGTATATGGCGCATCACTTGAACATCAACCCACTTCAAGTGACACATTtgaaatttcaataaaaaatatctAGCACGCTCGTACATTACCTTTAAAACCAAAAAAGCAGAAACTTATGTTAAGagtatatatagatttttttaaaatgttagGAGCAAAATTgtatcttattattattattttttaattgagacaaattattaataaaaatgattttttaataatatatatatatatatatatatatatattattaaaaaaacatttttttaataatttatctcaattaaaaaaatcattatatatatatatatatataatatcttAGTTTTCATAATAAAATTCAACTTCATCACGTTTAATacctaaattttttaaccttaaAAAATGATCATGTATCTTAATTcaataataaaaaggaaaaagtacAAGGACTGAGCTTTCATGTAAAATTTTGATTTCAACGCATATAACTAGAGTCTAGAAGCAATATTAGGTGTAGGTAATGGTGTGAAATCATAAACATGATATTTACctaaattcaaaattgaagAACATTGAGGATACAATTATATTATTACTtacgatatatatatataattggatTCTATACTATTTGGGATAAGATACAAATTTtctcttaatattttttttttgagtagATATATACTTCTAACGTAAGAATgtaagaaaatgtaaaaaaaaatagacacaTTCCATATGAACTggactatattttttttacctctATGTCTATCCAAAATACAAAGACGTCATTTTTAGCCTAAATTGTAGAAAAAGAATGCATAGATTTTCATTCAATTGGAATGGAATTAATACCATGCAAATGAAGATGAAGGAATGGACATGGACGAACCACACTCATATAAAGGGGTGGTGTTTTCTTTAAATCTAAGTAAGAATCTTGAAGGGGTGGTGTTTTCTTTAAATCTAAGTAAGAATCTTGTTTTatgagttattttatttatatataaaactcGTCCATCTACCGTGACCTCAAAATTACCCAGAAATACAATTCTACCTATCATTTTCGGTTTCTAGaaaattgaaacatgaaatgaGTTTAATTTAGGCGATTTGAAGCATAAGTTAATCAACACGGTTGCACAATATGAACGCacaacaaaagaaaacaaaagaacATTTCAAGAGGTCATTTTCTACGAGTAATACGAAAAAACAGTCGAATCCACTAGCAACTCGACAAATCAAATGTGTTGTTCGGACAACTTATTCAAACTCCTCATTAATTatgaaaaattatattattccaTTAAAGTTATAAGGGTCCGTTTGCCGTAGTGCAACATAATACAATCAAAAAGTTGTAATTGAATGGAATAAAATAGTAATTTCATTACCATGTTTTGATTGACAAATTAccatatttgattgataaattaaaagaaaatgataaaatataattattgtTACAATATTTATATTTGCTTAATTGaatataatcataaaattttatttacatcattcaaatcaataaaaaaaaacttgaaaacgTGAAATTAGTGTatactttttcgcgttttcattttttttattttccatttttaaCGGTTTTCACCCTTTTTgtgttttctctctttttcttatgttgtttgtttcatttttcgctttttctttttttctttttcccctttttctcaTTTCAATGTTTCACGTTTTTTTGTTTACATTTTTTTAGAAGGGTTAAATTTGACAAAGGTAAGATTTAGGATTAGATGCTTTTTTCATGTATTAGGGAATACAAAAGTTGTTGAACAAAATTTAATCCATGGATCTCGCATTCCATTACAAAAGTCATTACATCTTAACAAACAGACCCTAAGACCAATTGTTATAGTTTACTAAAATTGGAATGTTTAGAAAATGTCACTTCATCTTTTCTAATCATTTCATATTCTAACTAACTAGTCTTGCACACGTACGATGCAcggtatatataatatttttaaatatattaaatataaataaaaaatatgaaaaaatatattaatagttAGTTTACAATCTacctaatttttattataataattcactataaattattaaaaatctatttaaatattatattttgagtaTGATTACATATCTTATCTTCATCGTCACAAATAAGAATCTTCAATCCACTTTTACTTTTGATTCTAGATACTGCAACATACATCTGACCATGAGTAAAAACTGGATGAGGTAGATATAATTCAACATGTGAATGTGATTGTCCTTGACTTTTTGTTTATTGGCATCATAAAACAAATTGCCAAAGGATATTGTCTTTTTTGGAATTTAAATGGCAATTTGATATCCGAATGAGTTAGGccatgttctttattacttaatttcagtaacaatcagttcaattcagttcagttcagttcagtagcaatcagttaagttcagttcagtagcaatcagttcagttcagcatccagtttcaacattcagtttcagtattcagtaatttatcattatttattataattataattatttatatataatttattattattatttatttatagtttaccATTATCtgtaaattagataaaagtcaagaaatgatagtttattagagtatatatcgtttaataaaaaaaataaaattaaaatatgcatccatatttaaaaattaggaattgcatccatattatgaattatttctcaaatttatccaatttatcaatgttagagataaaattgcaccattttagacgttaggggtaaaattactcctgatccaaaatgttagaggtatttttgcaccttaacccttaattgtaataaaaagttaagagtttgtattcatatgaaaatttgtatttaatttcatatgttttaaattatatgtaaatttgtgtttgtatgtaatttgtatttttaatttaaattagactcatttttgtgtaattttatAGGTTTTATCGAGCCGAGATTTTATcaagccgagcttttatttgatattcaatttaattttatctttaataatatatttatttattattgatattattattattattattagaaccattttattattattataagcttattaatgtccaatcttatcattaaaattattttaaagtctaatatcatcattattgttaaattCGGTTaaattcagttaagttcagtagcattcagttaaattcaattcagtattcagtagcattcagttcagttcagcttttttcagcgataaagaactgAGCCTTAGAGTAAGTTGAGGAATGGAAACCTTGTGTCCTATATTTCAACTAGTAATTACTTTTGCTTCAATGACATGTTTTTCCAATTGAGTGACTACTAATCGAGTACCATTACACAATCCAGAAGTTTGACCTATATTATGAAGCAAGATCACAGGTACACCAattttcaaaatcaatttatgGTTTGGCAAACCAGAAGATTTAATAGTACTTAAAAATTCTAGAGTATAAACATCCTCATAACTATCAGACTGATTTTCAACTTTACATATAGTATCAGAACTTAGATAAGCTACTTCTTCACCTGGCCATGTAGCCAAAATATAGTCATTTACCTTATTTACAATATCCAATGTAGGTAGGTGTAAGAATTGCACGCTCTTGCAAATATCCCGCATCTCGATATTTATGCAGCAAATTGGGATATGTACTATCAATAATTGCTCCAACAGGATTTTCAGTATCTTTGATTAAGATATCATTAGGTACATCAAATGTAGTTTTACCATCATTTGCTCCACTAATTGTTCTATTTCCAATGCTTAACATCCATTCAGAAAATGATCTCAATTCATTATAATCAATGTTAGAAGCATCAGTCTCAAGCCTCATATTCTTGTTTAACTTAAGCACTTTACAGTAATTAACTCCATAAGCAAGGAGAATTGAGAGAAActgaaaattatattttgtcTAGTGCCTTTTGGGACCACAGGTAATATTTGTCAAAAATCTCCACAAAAAACAACGACATTTCCATCAAATGGAAAATTCAAGCTATTACTCCTCTCGAATCTCAAAACATCTTTTGGAGTTTTGTCCGATGCTTTGAAACTGTGTTTATGAACCATTGGTGCTTCATCCCATGTAATAAGCTGAGTCTTAACAATTAACTCAACTAATGGACTTCCTTGCTTAATGTTGCAAGTGGACTCTTCATTTATTACTAATGGAATATCAATCCTCGAATGAGTAAAATATATCTCAATTTAAATGATTTCCATATATTATATAACATTTTATATTCATtatttttagggttaattatatGTAGATGTCATGTGTTGCAAATAGGtacttgtggtattttttttacaaaagcaacAATGTGGTTTGCACCGTTACCAAAATCAAAGCAAATAGATGGAATCTGTTAAGTGAGTGATGTGGCAAAAGGTTATTTTGGAGAAAAAAATTTGACCTTTGACTTTtgacctttttcttcttcttctcttttttcttaagattttaattttggattttttcAGTATTTTTTGGAATTTCCAGAAAACGCTAGAAAAATCCATTTAAACGGTGGAtcgttttttaattaattaagaaatctaaattaatttaataatatgatTTATTACCCATGTAGATTATTTCTGAGATATTTATTTAATCTAGTAAgaattagttgtaattttataaatttattaagttTATCAGAAAGTTAGTAAACTATACAAACATCGTAGTGTACTATACTAAACTGGATCAAGCTCTATTAGTAGGAATCATGAATCAATCATGTGACAACACACCATTGCTTATGAAATTTAGAAGAAACATTAAAAACGGAATTATACCAACAAAACCCGCCATGTAAATAAATTCTCAAAAAGTCTACTAttttcttgttttcaggttttcatatttttttttcccatttctccatttttatggttttttacTATTTGGACGTTTTTTTTcgttttgttcatttttttcatatccttttttctatttttcattcTTTACCACTTTCctattttttatatgttttttttttcatttttcactttttttattTGGCACGATGAAAAAATTGGatttgaataaaattgattaaattatataatttagttAAGATAATAGTTTTGAGAAAAATTAATCAATGGATTGATTGTTAATAACCAATCCAAATCAAAACCAATCTAATCCAACTCTATGGAATATTCATGAGTTGGATTAGTTATATTTACAACCAATCAATCCATAAATTCTTCTTTTGAttgaattagttttttttatctaagACCGATGAACACTACcaaacatactgagtgattagtttaatattaaaatatttgtTGGAATAATTATTTCCAGTTGGAATCTGGATTATCAACATAGGTACCGaatggtttcaaaaaaaatagcaaaaaaaaaatatatctaaaTTATGATAAAATTTACAATAACGTCACGCATAACATAAACTATATAAATTCATAGAGTTTGAGGAGAACAAGTCTTTACATTTTTATACGGAAGAGGAAAGTACATGGAAATATGTCAAATTAACTACCAACCTTTCAAGACAAAGCAACTACTACAACACCTAATATTCCCCTATTTACATTATTAATTATATCTCTAAATTCAATTATAAATTCCTCATTTCCATGTTCCTAAATGATCTAAAAATGTCAACTATTAGGGCAAGAAGAAGCACATCTTCCAAGCAACCTCCATCATCCATCCTTGAAGAATCAAGTTGTAGCTTGACGAGCAATACCGATCATAATCATGAACCCGAAACCCCAAAACCTCCAGCTTCGCTTTCGCAACGTGCAATCAGCCAAACCCTAACAAGCACAGCCCAATTAGCCAATCTTCTTCCAACAGGAACCGTTTTAGCATTTCAGCTTCTCACCCCTATTTTCACCAACAACGGTGTTTGTGACTCCGCGACACGCCCTCTAACCTTCCTTCTACTCGGTCTTCTCGCAGCTTCTTGCTTTCTCGCATCGTTTACTGATAGTGTGAGATCAAATGACGGCCAAGTTTACTATGGCTTGGCCACCTTTAAAGGGATGTTTCTCTTCGATTGCCCCGACGCTAAAGCTTCGGGGCTACCGGATTTGAGCAAGTATAAGATGAAGTTGATTGATGGAGTTCGTGCTGTTTTGAGTGTGTTGGTGTTTATGGCTATTGGATTGAGGGATAAAAATGTGTTGAGTTGCTTCTATCCAAAGCCAAAACATGAAACACAACAAGTATTGGATATTGTTCCTATTGGGATTGGATTACTTAGTAgctttttatttgttgtttttcCTACTAAAAGGCATGGGATTGGCTTCCCTGTTACACAAGGCAAATGATCATGcttttattcttaatttttgttCAATTAAATGTAAAAAGATGGGTTTCTTTTGTTGATTATTTATTCAATTCCCTCTTTATGTTCATATTGGAGGaatatgatatttttatttgtaaaagATTGCATATACTCTACAAAATTAGCAAAATAAGAAATTTGATTAACAACGTTACGATGATGTGGCACATTTACTTTAATGACGTGGTAGATTGACTAGTTGACTTTACTAAGGTGTCAAATGAAATATTCACTTTTTATGACGTGTCATATTGGTTGAGTTATGTGACATGTTGAGTTGATGATATGACATACAATGTTAGTCAAATTTCTTATTTTACTgattacgtaaaacatttgtcCTCTTAAAATACTACATTTATTTGCTTATAAATCGATGACATaagagtttttttatttattttcaagttTATTCAATTCGTTTATGtttttatatatcatttgaaacATCGTGTTAAAAATGGATCAAAGCTAAATATATCAAttgaaataacaaaatatattCCTGAACTTTAAATATGTCAATGTCTAGCTTTCAGTATTGTTTGATCAATTATGTGTAATTTTTATTCTCAACAAAATATATGAACATTcgcaatctttttttttcttgataTTATACAATTTGGATTTATTGAATTACTATTTTACTTTtacaatttttaaatttttagataaCTTATTTCGTACTAACATCAAATTAATTTGTCagtaaaataatgatttttaagaaaaaagaaTCTACAACTCGGGTATACTATATCTTGCACCAATATTTCTGATAAAAACAACAACCATccttataatttatattatagACACAATTTCGTAATTTAAAACTTGACGAATAGATATGTGTGCGTTCAACGGTTAGCAAACACGGTCCAATCATTAACACCCGTTAGAAATTAATGTAGCAACGCTATGGCCTATTACAACCATAGCAAATCAATGTATTATATTAAGCACCTAAAACTGTTGCAATAAGGCAAcaattttgggtattttcacttCATTGCTACATTTCTCGTTTCTTTAACTCTCAAAAGATATTTTTCTAACCCAACTCTTAAACAAGTGTTGCCATTTTTAGCAAAAGAGtctcacaaaaaaaataaaaaaagcacTTTTTATGAATGTTAACATAGATATTCAATAATGGTATAGATCAGACATGATACTTACGGATATTTGTTTACTTCATTTTCACCTTTTGTTTATCTTTACATGTTTAAAATGAGAATTTTAGGTGTTTGTTTAGGAAactcatgtttgtcttttatacataaaaaataGTTTTTCCAACAACAACAGATAAGTCAAACAGACTCCTAACTCATCCGTACATATAT includes:
- the LOC136227329 gene encoding protein DMP5-like, which produces MFLNDLKMSTIRARRSTSSKQPPSSILEESSCSLTSNTDHNHEPETPKPPASLSQRAISQTLTSTAQLANLLPTGTVLAFQLLTPIFTNNGVCDSATRPLTFLLLGLLAASCFLASFTDSVRSNDGQVYYGLATFKGMFLFDCPDAKASGLPDLSKYKMKLIDGVRAVLSVLVFMAIGLRDKNVLSCFYPKPKHETQQVLDIVPIGIGLLSSFLFVVFPTKRHGIGFPVTQGK